Proteins encoded by one window of Cloeon dipterum chromosome 2, ieCloDipt1.1, whole genome shotgun sequence:
- the LOC135935691 gene encoding glutathione S-transferase-like, which translates to MAPTVKMIYFPFHGLGEPLRFLMAYTGIEWTEEIISLEEFPAKKPSYPFGRLPVLEMDGLTMHQSAAILRYLARKAGGLYGRDKVDALHCDVAYDTISDLRIMMLGYFYEPNKESSDEKRKTVLEELAPMYMRNLEKLVNENGGYFVNGQLTWVDIAFAPLIDYMSHMAGKDLVADKPALKAIRDRVYALPSIAKYVETRVKYAY; encoded by the exons ATGGCGCCCACGGTGAAAATGATCTACTTTCCTTTCCACGGCCTCGGCGAGCCGCTGCGCTTCCTCATGGCCTACACCGGCATCGAGTGGACCGAGGAAATCATCTCTCTCGAGGAGTTTCCCGCCAAGAAACCGA GCTATCCCTTCGGGAGGTTGCCGGTGCTCGAAATGGACGGTTTGACGATGCACCAGTCGGCGGCCATCTTGCGCTACCTGGCGCGCAAGGCCGGCGGCTTGTACGGCAGAGATAAGGTCGACGCCCTGCACTGCGACGTCGCCTACGACACCATCTCCGACCTCAGGATCA TGATGCTCGGCTACTTCTACGAGCCAAATAAGGAGTCTTCGGACGAGAAGCGCAAGACGGTGCTTGAAGAGCTGGCGCCCATGTACATGCGGAACCTGGAGAAACTGGTCAACGAAAATGGCGGATACTTCGTCAATGGACAG TTGACCTGGGTGGACATCGCGTTCGCTCCGTTGATCGACTACATGTCGCACATGGCCGGCAAGGACCTCGTCGCCGACAAACCGGCCTTGAAAGCCATCAGGGACCGCGTCTACGCCCTTCCTTCCATCGCCAAGTACGTCGAGACGCGCGTCAAGTACGCCTACTGA
- the LOC135935951 gene encoding protein yellow-like, translating to MSPFLLLLGLTLGLSAASINFTTVFEWDFFEYEWPSEEKKQEASKKGIYYHKTIVPHEHVVYGERVFISIYESKTHPFPYTLTWLPSTASSKSPKLNPYPSWKLQIKGNCKTMQQIKGMVVDVCGRLWAVDNGNETCPAKLWIFDLTEGDSVSLVHQFSNEIVDHAYSSRELNSLVLDERPNDTLAYIHDYESGNLIGFSLKENVSWTIEIQEIHVRCIALSPIKGKEVVYLGSREESELYSVPLSELRMRGANTPLTLTLVGDQKAGSSRMLMDNKGKLYFDLETFNYVGTWDTNRDAQIKEEELYKDERLTHYDFKFNFAFDTCNNFWIMSKDNTKTTNFRLLRAEVGVKSYLYNDLIPPKGKAREIL from the exons ATGAGTCCGTTCCTCCTTCTACTGGGTTTAACGCTCGGTCTGTCCGCGGCCTCCATCAACTTCACTACCGTCTTTGAGTGGGACTTTTTCGAATATGAGTGGCCCtcagaagaaaaaaagcaagaaGCTTCGAAAAAGGGAATTTACTATCACAAAACCATTGTTCCGCACGAGCATGTCGTTTACGGGGAGAGAGTGTTTATCAGCATTTACGAATCGAAAACACACCCATTTCCGTACACCCTGACCTGGCTGCCATCCACTGCGTCTTCGAAGTCTCCGAAACTGAATCCCTATCCTTCATGGAAATTGCAa ATCAAAGGAAACTGCAAGACCATGCAGCAAATCAAGGGCATGGTGGTCGATGTTTGTGGTCGGCTTTGGGCCGTCGATAACGGAAATGAGACTTGTCCAGCTAAGCTCTGGATATTTGACCTAACGGAAGGAGATTCGGTCAGCCTGGTGCATCAATTCTCCAATGAAATCGTGGATCATGCTTATAGCAGCAGGGAACTCAATTCCCTGGTCCTTGATGAGAGACCGAACGACACTTTGGCGTACATTCATGACTATGAATCAGGAAACCTGATCGGTTTTAGCCTGAAGGAGAACGTTTCATGGACCATCGAAATTCAGGAAATCCACGTTAGGTGCATTGCCCTTTCACCAATAAAGGGGAAAGAAGTGGTCTATCTGGGATCTCGGGAAGAATCCGAACTGTATTCAGTTCCTCTTTCGGAATTAAGGATGAGGGGAGCAAATACTCCTTTGACCCTCACTCTGGTTGGCGATCAGAAAGCCGGCTCCTCGAGAATGCTCATGGACAACAAAGGAAAATTGTACTTTGACCTTGAAACGTTTAACTACGTCGGAACTTGGGACACCAACAGAGATGCTCAAATCAAGGAAGAAGAACTCTACAAG GACGAGCGACTGACGCATTACGACTTTAAGTTCAATTTCGCCTTTGACacgtgcaataatttttggataatGTCCAAAGATAATACAAAAACGACGAATTTTCGGCTCCTTCGCGCTGAAGTCGGCGTCAAGTCCTATTTATACAACGACCTCATCCCTCCCAAAGGTAAAGCACGCGAAATACTCTAA